From Rubinisphaera margarita, a single genomic window includes:
- a CDS encoding ABC transporter permease, whose amino-acid sequence MSDSSTTQEVAVRRSWFRDGCDYCTSSAHTSWVIFKTCVEERLVYRGDFFFSTFIRFLPIITQIFLWHKVYAIGTSDQIGSLNGYSYEDMVAYYLLAMVARAFSSMPGLASGIGNDIRDGSIKKYVIQPIDLLGYLFWHRIAHKLVYYLIATIPFAIVFYVCRSFFPHPPSLEVWIAFGLSLGLGFLVGFLLEALIGLIGFWFLEVSSLLFIYMMFNYFLSGHMIPLDWLPGALFAWIEYLPFKYLAYFPAAIFLGKIPPENLWMEIGVECVWVVVLLIANRVVLRRGLRRYGAFGG is encoded by the coding sequence ATGAGCGACTCTTCGACTACTCAAGAGGTCGCCGTTCGTCGCTCGTGGTTTCGCGACGGCTGCGATTACTGCACCTCCTCGGCACACACCAGCTGGGTCATCTTTAAGACCTGCGTCGAAGAACGGCTCGTCTACCGGGGCGACTTCTTCTTCTCGACCTTCATCCGCTTCCTGCCGATCATCACGCAGATCTTCCTCTGGCACAAAGTGTATGCCATTGGAACCTCGGATCAGATTGGGAGCCTGAACGGCTACAGCTATGAGGACATGGTCGCCTATTATCTGCTGGCGATGGTGGCCCGTGCGTTTTCGAGCATGCCGGGACTGGCGAGCGGGATCGGCAACGACATCCGCGATGGCAGCATCAAGAAATACGTGATCCAGCCGATCGATCTGCTGGGGTATCTGTTCTGGCATCGCATTGCCCATAAGCTGGTCTACTATCTCATCGCCACGATTCCGTTCGCGATTGTCTTTTACGTCTGCCGCAGCTTCTTTCCGCATCCTCCCAGCCTGGAAGTCTGGATCGCATTCGGCCTCTCGCTGGGGCTGGGGTTTCTGGTCGGTTTTCTGCTGGAAGCCTTGATCGGATTGATCGGCTTCTGGTTCCTGGAAGTCAGTTCGTTGTTGTTCATCTACATGATGTTCAACTACTTCCTGTCGGGTCACATGATCCCGCTCGACTGGTTGCCGGGCGCGTTGTTCGCGTGGATTGAATACCTGCCGTTCAAGTATCTGGCGTATTTTCCGGCTGCAATTTTCCTCGGAAAGATCCCCCCCGAGAACCTCTGGATGGAAATCGGTGTCGAATGTGTGTGGGTGGTGGTGTTGCTCATCGCCAACCGCGTGGTGCTGCGGCGGGGGCTGCGGCGATATGGAGCGTTCGGCGGCTGA
- a CDS encoding ABC transporter ATP-binding protein produces the protein MSTVIDVSELGKQYRVYRKHEGLRSAITHLFRREYTTVDAVKSISFKIDEGEIVGFLGPNGAGKTTTLKLLSGLIYPSSGKATVLGHVPWKRENAYRRRFSLVMGQKNQLWWDLPAQESFRLHQAIYKIPADEFERRVDELTDLLEVRRLIGQPVRELSLGERMRMELIASLLHNPRVLFLDEPTIGLDVVSQKRVQDFLKYYQQEQKITVVLTSHYMKDVEALCKRVIIIDEGIIHHDGSLTNLIDRFSRFKVIALQFRDGVVPDDLSRYGEQLASDFGTAKLKVEREKVSEILASILERYKVDDITVHDRPLEDVFAELFDAQRTRKVAG, from the coding sequence ATGTCGACTGTGATTGATGTCTCTGAACTAGGAAAGCAGTATCGCGTCTATCGCAAGCACGAGGGACTGCGATCGGCGATCACGCATCTGTTTCGTCGCGAGTACACCACCGTCGACGCGGTGAAGTCGATCAGCTTCAAGATCGACGAAGGGGAAATCGTCGGCTTTCTGGGGCCGAACGGTGCGGGGAAAACGACCACGCTCAAACTGCTGTCGGGGCTCATCTACCCGAGTTCTGGAAAAGCGACCGTGCTTGGCCACGTTCCGTGGAAACGGGAAAACGCTTACCGACGCCGCTTCTCGCTGGTGATGGGACAAAAGAATCAACTCTGGTGGGATCTGCCGGCTCAGGAGTCGTTTCGGTTGCACCAGGCGATTTACAAGATTCCGGCCGACGAATTCGAACGTCGTGTCGATGAGCTGACCGACCTCCTCGAAGTCCGTCGGCTCATCGGCCAGCCGGTGCGGGAGCTCTCTCTGGGTGAGCGGATGCGGATGGAGCTCATCGCCTCGCTGCTGCACAATCCGCGTGTCCTGTTTCTCGACGAGCCGACCATCGGCCTCGATGTCGTCAGCCAGAAGCGGGTTCAGGATTTCCTGAAGTACTACCAGCAGGAGCAGAAAATCACGGTGGTTCTCACAAGCCACTACATGAAGGACGTCGAAGCACTCTGCAAGCGGGTGATCATCATCGATGAAGGGATCATTCATCATGATGGTTCCCTGACAAACCTCATCGATCGCTTCAGCCGGTTCAAGGTGATTGCTCTCCAGTTTCGCGATGGGGTGGTGCCGGACGACCTGAGCCGTTACGGAGAACAGCTCGCCAGCGATTTTGGAACCGCGAAGCTGAAAGTCGAACGGGAGAAGGTCTCCGAGATTCTGGCTTCGATCCTGGAACGCTACAAAGTCGACGATATCACGGTGCACGATCGCCCGCTCGAAGATGTCTTCGCGGAGCTGTTCGATGCACAGCGGACACGGAAGGTCGCGGGGTGA